In a single window of the Microcoleus sp. FACHB-831 genome:
- a CDS encoding nitroreductase family protein codes for MKSIIKRLVPESAKKTFYKIRFALKLAKNYYYDFKRYLKFSSTYDPYQSKIRHQGRILATYHVIEKGLSLKSPRVGFGVDVVNYLVRLLTEYQEKYGLDEAGQVALNTLFSYYNYNLSQGLDNQELYKNITEIKNKIPKEVNIVTDGGVIKVTKEQIKEAANVNFKEFVNARHSIRNFDTNNDVDVRLIEEAVSIALKTPSVCNRQTWKLHLFSDDDIKRKVLSHQNGNRGFGDTASKVLVVTTDLNLFIEPAERNQCWVDGGMFAMSLIYALHSLGVGTCCLNWSATYERDQAVRVDAGIGESEAIIMMIAVGNLPDSLNVARSSRRKIEEVLTVN; via the coding sequence ATGAAAAGTATAATCAAGCGCCTAGTACCAGAATCTGCCAAAAAAACGTTTTACAAGATACGCTTTGCCCTGAAACTGGCTAAAAATTACTACTATGATTTCAAAAGATACCTAAAATTTTCATCAACCTATGACCCCTATCAGTCAAAGATTAGACATCAAGGACGGATTCTGGCAACTTATCACGTCATTGAAAAAGGCTTGTCTTTGAAAAGTCCTAGAGTAGGCTTTGGTGTAGATGTAGTTAATTATTTAGTGCGTCTGCTCACAGAATATCAAGAGAAGTATGGTTTGGATGAAGCTGGGCAAGTTGCGCTGAACACTTTGTTCTCTTATTACAATTACAATCTAAGTCAGGGTTTAGATAATCAAGAGTTATATAAAAATATAACTGAAATAAAAAATAAAATTCCCAAGGAAGTGAATATTGTAACAGATGGAGGCGTAATTAAAGTTACAAAAGAACAAATAAAAGAGGCAGCTAATGTAAATTTCAAAGAATTTGTCAACGCCAGACATAGCATTAGGAATTTCGATACTAACAACGATGTGGATGTCAGATTGATTGAGGAGGCAGTATCTATAGCGCTGAAAACTCCTTCAGTTTGTAATCGGCAAACATGGAAGCTACATCTTTTTAGTGATGATGATATAAAAAGAAAAGTTTTGAGCCATCAAAATGGCAATCGCGGCTTTGGAGATACTGCTAGTAAGGTATTAGTAGTTACTACGGACCTGAATTTATTTATTGAGCCTGCGGAACGCAATCAATGTTGGGTTGATGGGGGTATGTTTGCCATGTCTCTAATTTATGCCTTACATTCCCTGGGTGTAGGTACGTGCTGCCTGAACTGGTCTGCAACTTACGAAAGAGACCAAGCCGTGAGAGTCGATGCCGGGATTGGAGAATCTGAGGCAATTATAATGATGATAGCCGTTGGTAATTTGCCTGACTCTTTGAATGTGGCGCGGTCTTCAAGAAGAAAAATTGAAGAAGTATTGACTGTAAACTGA
- a CDS encoding glycosyltransferase family 4 protein, with protein MKVLHLSNSDTGGAGRAAYRLHNGLQGIGIDSQMLVQFKESDDKTVLASQKSVDKLVGKLKLTEYLDEVPAKFYRQRDRTDFSIEWVPDAIADRVAKCQPDVINIHWICKGFLQIETIAKLNKPLVWTLHDMWPFTGGCNYAADCTKYTDSCGACPILHTSKENDLSRWVWQRKAKSWKNIKLALVSPSQWLAECAKASSLFKDVPIEVIPHGMDIQKYRPIPKEVARSLLNLPQDKQLVLFGAIYTNAPRKGLQLLQPALQSLSQSGWGDKLELVVFGSSRPENPIDTGFKSHYLGRFTDDISLAVVYSAADVMVVPSTQEAFGQTASEALACGTPVVAFNATGLKDIVEHQQSGYLAQAYKIEDLAAGIAWVLENPERHQKLRDRSRQKAEQEFTLELQANRYLSVFKSLSINSSSP; from the coding sequence GTGAAGGTTTTGCATCTGAGTAATTCTGATACTGGAGGGGCGGGCCGTGCAGCTTATCGATTGCATAATGGCTTACAGGGAATCGGTATAGATTCCCAGATGCTGGTGCAATTTAAGGAGAGTGACGATAAAACTGTCTTGGCTTCACAGAAAAGTGTAGATAAACTGGTTGGTAAGTTAAAACTAACTGAATATTTAGATGAAGTGCCAGCGAAGTTTTATCGCCAGCGCGATCGCACTGATTTTTCTATAGAGTGGGTTCCTGATGCAATCGCCGACCGAGTGGCGAAATGCCAGCCAGATGTTATAAATATCCACTGGATTTGCAAAGGGTTTCTACAAATTGAAACTATCGCTAAATTAAATAAACCCTTGGTCTGGACTTTACACGATATGTGGCCGTTCACTGGGGGGTGTAACTATGCGGCAGATTGTACGAAATATACTGATTCGTGCGGTGCTTGTCCTATACTACATACCAGCAAAGAAAACGACTTATCGCGCTGGGTATGGCAGCGCAAAGCTAAAAGCTGGAAAAATATTAAGCTAGCCCTTGTTTCTCCCAGTCAGTGGTTGGCTGAATGTGCCAAAGCTAGTTCTTTATTCAAAGATGTGCCCATCGAGGTAATTCCTCATGGCATGGATATTCAAAAATACAGGCCAATTCCAAAAGAAGTGGCGCGATCGCTCCTTAACTTACCTCAAGATAAGCAACTTGTCCTGTTTGGAGCAATATATACCAACGCTCCCCGCAAAGGACTTCAGCTACTTCAGCCAGCCTTGCAAAGCCTCAGCCAGTCGGGATGGGGGGATAAACTCGAACTCGTTGTTTTTGGTTCATCTAGGCCAGAAAATCCCATCGATACGGGTTTTAAATCCCACTATCTAGGCAGATTTACCGACGATATTTCTCTAGCCGTAGTCTATTCAGCCGCCGATGTTATGGTAGTGCCATCAACCCAGGAAGCTTTCGGACAGACAGCCTCCGAGGCATTAGCTTGCGGTACGCCAGTTGTAGCTTTTAATGCCACAGGATTAAAAGATATAGTTGAGCATCAGCAAAGTGGATATCTTGCTCAAGCTTATAAAATTGAAGACTTAGCGGCGGGAATTGCCTGGGTGCTAGAAAATCCGGAACGACATCAAAAACTGCGCGATCGCTCTCGTCAGAAAGCAGAACAAGAATTTACCCTGGAACTCCAGGCAAATCGCTACTTGTCTGTTTTTAAAAGCTTGTCTATAAATTCAAGTTCCCCATGA